One genomic region from Candidatus Nomurabacteria bacterium encodes:
- a CDS encoding threonylcarbamoyl-AMP synthase, which yields MSKDFISIEEAYKTILNGGVGVLPTDTLYGLVAKANNADAVSRLYKLKDRENKPGTVIAQNIDQLVELGLKRRYLQAVNKYWPGSVSVVIPTGPNLPYLHQGKFSLAVRIPNDPNLTKLLSVTGPLLTTSANAPGKPPATNIDEAKQYFGNKVDFYVDGGPNNGQPSTVIRVVDDVIEILRQGKTRINEQTGEVIDHDI from the coding sequence GTGTCAAAAGATTTTATATCAATTGAAGAAGCTTATAAAACGATCCTGAATGGAGGTGTGGGAGTGCTACCAACAGACACGTTGTATGGGCTTGTAGCCAAAGCTAATAATGCTGATGCGGTTAGCAGGCTATATAAACTAAAGGACAGAGAAAATAAGCCGGGTACTGTAATAGCTCAAAATATTGATCAGCTGGTTGAATTGGGTCTAAAAAGAAGATATCTACAGGCGGTTAATAAGTATTGGCCGGGGTCGGTGAGTGTGGTCATTCCTACCGGCCCAAATTTGCCGTATTTGCACCAAGGTAAGTTTTCATTGGCTGTAAGAATACCTAACGACCCTAACCTTACAAAACTATTAAGTGTAACAGGGCCTTTATTAACAACAAGCGCCAACGCGCCTGGAAAACCTCCAGCTACTAATATTGACGAGGCGAAACAATATTTTGGTAATAAAGTTGATTTTTATGTCGATGGTGGGCCAAATAATGGCCAACCATCAACGGTGATTCGGGTAGTTGATGACGTCATAGAGATATTGCGCCAAGGCAAGACTAGGATAAATGAACAAACAGGAGAGGTTATAGATCATGACATTTGA
- a CDS encoding nucleoside triphosphate pyrophosphohydrolase family protein, giving the protein MTFDEYQKRALTTAIFNKDPLMDKTIWAMGIAGEAGEVIEKWKKIVAYNDGEITDDDRLEIKKELGDVVWYVALLAHSLGLSLNEVMELNVAKLADRKKRGVTKGSGDNR; this is encoded by the coding sequence ATGACATTTGATGAATATCAAAAGCGAGCACTAACAACAGCAATATTCAATAAAGATCCATTGATGGATAAAACTATATGGGCAATGGGTATTGCTGGCGAGGCGGGTGAGGTTATTGAGAAATGGAAGAAAATAGTTGCTTATAATGATGGCGAGATTACAGATGATGATAGGCTAGAAATAAAAAAGGAGCTTGGTGATGTTGTGTGGTATGTAGCTTTATTGGCTCACAGCTTAGGGCTGTCACTTAACGAAGTTATGGAATTGAACGTTGCTAAACTAGCTGATCGCAAAAAACGTGGAGTGACTAAAGGGTCAGGTGATAATCGATAA
- a CDS encoding Type 1 glutamine amidotransferase-like domain-containing protein encodes MKLYLSSYRVPVEKPLFELFDKKPKKLKGAIITNAKDRKEPKEREQKLEALQLDLAKTGLKNTVLLDLLEYHNPRKLGNHLASFDYLYVAGGNSFDLLSAMRKSGFDHVVEDLLDVGQVYIGESAGAVVAGPSMRGFECVDEAFKKHQNKGLGLIDTIIVPHNDSPDPAYNGMAEYIKLQNPSHTIQPLDDDQCFVKNGRDAKTYTA; translated from the coding sequence ATGAAGCTATATTTGTCATCTTACAGGGTTCCAGTAGAAAAACCGTTATTCGAGCTGTTTGATAAAAAACCCAAAAAACTAAAAGGTGCAATAATTACTAACGCAAAAGACAGGAAAGAACCAAAAGAACGTGAACAAAAGCTTGAAGCTCTTCAGTTAGATTTGGCAAAGACAGGCTTAAAAAATACAGTCTTATTAGATTTATTGGAATATCATAATCCTCGAAAACTAGGGAACCATCTAGCTAGTTTTGATTATCTGTATGTTGCTGGTGGTAACAGTTTTGATTTACTATCGGCCATGCGAAAAAGTGGCTTCGATCATGTAGTCGAAGACCTGTTAGATGTTGGGCAAGTATATATTGGCGAAAGCGCAGGAGCCGTGGTAGCTGGTCCAAGTATGCGTGGTTTTGAGTGCGTCGATGAGGCATTTAAAAAACATCAAAATAAGGGCTTAGGATTAATAGATACAATAATTGTTCCACACAATGACAGCCCTGATCCTGCATATAACGGTATGGCTGAATACATAAAGCTTCAAAATCCCAGCCACACAATACAGCCCCTAGACGATGACCAATGCTTTGTTAAGAATGGCCGTGACGCAAAAACATATACTGCCTAA
- a CDS encoding CBS domain-containing protein, producing MWIFILSILLVMVLLYAIILLKTYRHISAKELKREARSGDKLASSLYRVTGFGYSLDIFLWFVIGVSGGLLFALLSSHINFWISAVLISLMIWLGFAWLPKSHGSYTGRLIARYSAKPLQIIIDFLYPLLSRIERQIMKFTPISLHTGLYERQDLLDLLSQQKGQLDNRIPKEDLMIAQNALRFSQKTITEIMTPKRVIKFVNIEEQVGPVLMEELHKSGYSRFPVYEGKKDNFVGILYLRDVIKAKAGGSVRSLMVNKLYYVHDESSVSDVLQAFIKTHYHMFLVVNNFEEVVGLVTMEDVIEQIIGKPILDEFDDYESPRAVATRLASQDHKANNEVVDTKDNKSSKSK from the coding sequence ATGTGGATATTTATTCTTAGCATTTTGCTGGTTATGGTTTTGTTGTATGCGATTATACTATTAAAGACTTATCGGCATATTTCTGCTAAGGAGTTAAAGAGAGAGGCACGATCTGGTGATAAACTTGCTAGTTCCTTGTATAGAGTTACGGGTTTTGGATACAGTTTGGATATTTTTCTATGGTTTGTAATTGGAGTGAGTGGAGGCTTATTGTTTGCGCTACTATCGAGTCATATTAATTTCTGGATATCCGCCGTACTCATTTCCTTAATGATATGGCTAGGATTTGCATGGTTGCCCAAGAGTCATGGATCTTATACGGGTAGACTGATAGCTCGATATAGCGCAAAACCATTACAGATAATTATTGATTTTTTGTATCCTTTGCTTTCAAGAATTGAGCGACAAATAATGAAGTTTACTCCCATTTCTTTACATACTGGATTATATGAGAGACAGGATTTGCTCGATTTACTGAGTCAACAAAAGGGCCAACTTGATAATCGTATCCCAAAAGAAGACTTAATGATTGCTCAGAACGCACTAAGATTTAGCCAGAAAACCATAACAGAAATAATGACACCAAAAAGAGTTATTAAATTTGTGAATATTGAAGAACAAGTTGGCCCTGTTCTAATGGAAGAACTGCACAAAAGTGGGTATTCTAGATTTCCGGTATACGAAGGGAAGAAAGACAATTTTGTAGGAATTTTGTACTTAAGAGATGTAATTAAGGCAAAGGCAGGCGGATCGGTACGAAGTTTGATGGTCAACAAGCTCTATTATGTTCATGACGAGAGTAGCGTTAGTGATGTTTTGCAGGCTTTCATCAAGACTCATTATCACATGTTTTTAGTGGTTAATAATTTTGAAGAAGTAGTTGGATTGGTAACTATGGAAGACGTCATAGAGCAGATTATTGGTAAGCCAATTCTTGATGAGTTTGATGATTATGAGAGTCCGCGGGCGGTCGCTACACGCTTAGCTAGTCAAGACCACAAAGCTAACAATGAAGTTGTTGACACGAAAGACAATAAATCTAGCAAAAGCAAATAA
- the aspS gene encoding aspartate--tRNA(Asn) ligase, with translation MRTLSKKIAEKINKEATIFGWLHKKRAMGGINFINIRDRAGLVQVVVEDKQEVEKLRGLQIGTVLEVTGKVVKEERAPGGAELHNPKVKVMVPVTSEPPIEIDKPLSHKSEHLDTLFDNREVGLRNLQEQAVFKIQSQIAKSIRSYFEKNDFTEIRTPKLLAEPTEGGAEVFKLDYFGKTATLAQSPQFYKQMLVGVFERVYEIAPVYRAEPSATTRHMTEYISVDGEMGFINLNDLQEFLSGLINCVVEDVWQIFETELKRWNANKPTLTKSFPSLTMAEIHEKYSKATGENTVGEKDLRPDEERWICEYAKKNLGSEAVFVTEWPANDMKFYHKANEQDSKVADRVDLLFRGIEIVTASMRENRYEVVVEQLKTLAGGDPNDPGFKPLLTAMKNGMPPHGGFGMGLERLTQKIIGFNNVKEASLFPRDINRLAP, from the coding sequence GTGAGGACGTTAAGCAAAAAAATAGCTGAAAAGATAAATAAAGAGGCAACGATTTTTGGTTGGCTCCATAAAAAGCGCGCCATGGGCGGAATTAATTTTATAAACATTCGTGATCGCGCCGGTTTGGTTCAGGTGGTAGTAGAAGACAAACAAGAAGTCGAAAAGCTACGGGGTCTGCAAATAGGTACAGTTTTGGAGGTAACCGGCAAGGTTGTTAAGGAAGAGCGAGCCCCTGGAGGTGCTGAACTACATAATCCCAAGGTGAAAGTTATGGTTCCTGTTACATCAGAACCGCCAATAGAAATCGACAAGCCACTTAGTCATAAATCAGAACATCTCGATACGTTATTTGATAATCGTGAGGTTGGATTACGAAATTTACAGGAACAAGCAGTTTTTAAAATTCAATCACAGATAGCCAAAAGTATTCGCTCATATTTTGAAAAAAATGATTTTACAGAAATAAGAACACCAAAACTATTAGCCGAACCCACAGAAGGTGGTGCGGAGGTTTTTAAGTTAGATTATTTTGGAAAAACTGCCACACTTGCACAGAGTCCGCAGTTTTATAAGCAAATGCTGGTTGGGGTGTTTGAGAGAGTTTATGAAATTGCTCCCGTTTATCGAGCAGAACCTAGCGCAACTACACGACATATGACCGAATACATATCCGTTGACGGAGAGATGGGATTTATCAATCTAAATGATTTACAAGAATTTTTAAGTGGGTTAATTAATTGTGTCGTTGAAGATGTTTGGCAAATTTTTGAAACAGAACTTAAAAGATGGAATGCTAATAAGCCCACGCTAACAAAGAGCTTTCCGTCGTTGACGATGGCTGAAATTCACGAAAAATATTCTAAAGCCACCGGGGAAAACACTGTTGGCGAAAAAGATTTACGTCCTGATGAAGAGCGATGGATATGTGAGTACGCCAAGAAAAACTTAGGAAGTGAAGCGGTCTTTGTGACTGAATGGCCAGCAAACGACATGAAGTTTTATCATAAGGCCAATGAGCAAGATTCAAAAGTTGCCGATCGTGTTGACCTATTATTTAGAGGGATTGAAATTGTAACAGCCAGTATGCGCGAAAATCGTTACGAGGTTGTCGTTGAACAACTCAAGACCCTAGCTGGAGGTGACCCAAACGATCCAGGATTCAAGCCTTTATTGACTGCGATGAAAAATGGAATGCCACCGCATGGTGGATTTGGTATGGGGTTGGAGCGCTTGACGCAAAAGATTATTGGATTCAATAACGTTAAAGAAGCAAGTTTGTTCCCAAGGGATATAAATCGGTTGGCGCCGTAA
- a CDS encoding mechanosensitive ion channel family protein: MWETAINNLGTRINEVWHLLIDWASAHLIQILIIVIGSEILLRVLNKAVSKVLHKLTYRPDLFPTDGDRKKRLKTLDSLINASLRLGIFIIATVMIISELGINTAPLIASAGVIGVALGFGAQNLIRDFMSGFFIITENQYRVGDTIEITTNIGAAKVSGTVESITIRTTTLRDIDGRIHHIPNGSIMIASNMTMHYAGFNEEIVVDKKTDIDKLEHIINHVGEELIHDTKIGAKIIQPPYFDRVDAIDSNGVRVKIFGKTAPGEQWRIRGIFYKKLLPALEKNHIKLASSENIPK, from the coding sequence ATGTGGGAAACAGCAATTAATAATTTAGGAACAAGAATTAATGAAGTCTGGCATTTGTTAATTGACTGGGCTTCGGCACACTTAATACAAATATTGATTATTGTTATTGGTTCTGAAATATTATTGCGCGTTTTAAACAAAGCGGTAAGCAAGGTTCTTCATAAACTAACATACCGCCCAGACCTATTCCCAACAGATGGGGACCGTAAAAAAAGACTCAAAACTCTGGACAGCCTAATCAACGCCAGCCTAAGGTTGGGTATCTTTATTATTGCTACAGTTATGATTATTAGTGAGCTAGGCATAAATACTGCTCCACTTATTGCAAGCGCAGGAGTAATTGGTGTTGCCTTGGGTTTTGGTGCCCAAAATTTGATTCGAGATTTTATGAGTGGATTCTTCATCATCACAGAAAATCAATATCGAGTCGGCGATACAATCGAAATTACTACAAATATTGGTGCCGCAAAAGTGTCTGGCACTGTCGAATCTATAACTATTAGAACCACAACATTGAGAGATATAGACGGCAGGATTCATCATATACCAAACGGAAGCATCATGATTGCTTCTAACATGACTATGCATTATGCAGGATTCAACGAAGAAATAGTTGTCGATAAAAAGACAGACATAGACAAACTTGAACACATCATCAATCACGTAGGCGAAGAATTAATTCATGACACAAAAATTGGAGCAAAGATTATTCAACCACCATATTTTGATCGTGTTGATGCTATTGATTCAAACGGAGTTCGAGTTAAAATATTTGGTAAAACTGCCCCGGGTGAACAATGGAGAATCCGAGGAATCTTCTATAAAAAACTACTCCCTGCTCTGGAAAAAAATCATATTAAACTTGCATCCTCAGAAAATATACCCAAGTGA